A genome region from Sebaldella sp. S0638 includes the following:
- the rpsF gene encoding 30S ribosomal protein S6, whose protein sequence is MRNYEIMFIVSTQLTEEEKQTGIKFVEDTLKASGADSVKTEIWGDRRLAYPINKKDNGYYVLTTFQMDGTRLTEVEGKLNINENLMKYMIVKND, encoded by the coding sequence ATGAGAAATTACGAGATTATGTTCATCGTGTCAACTCAGTTAACAGAAGAAGAAAAGCAAACTGGAATTAAGTTTGTAGAAGATACTTTAAAAGCTTCAGGTGCTGATTCTGTTAAAACAGAGATTTGGGGAGACAGAAGATTAGCTTATCCTATCAATAAAAAAGATAACGGATACTATGTTCTGACTACATTCCAAATGGACGGGACTAGACTTACAGAAGTAGAAGGTAAGTTGAATATCAACGAAAACCTTATGAAGTACATGATAGTCAAGAATGACTAA
- a CDS encoding single-stranded DNA-binding protein, whose amino-acid sequence MNLVTLIGRLTRDPELKYSQSGKAFCKFSIAVTREFNRDEADFINCVAWDKRAETIAEYLRKGRRIALQGRLTVRSYEQNGETKWITEVIVDKFDFIDTASGGSSYEDKKSSNEPDFSNESVSEDTIDDDDFPF is encoded by the coding sequence ATGAATTTAGTAACTTTAATAGGAAGATTAACAAGAGATCCTGAATTGAAATATTCACAGTCAGGAAAAGCTTTTTGTAAATTTTCTATAGCTGTAACGAGAGAATTTAACAGAGACGAGGCAGATTTTATAAACTGTGTAGCCTGGGATAAAAGGGCGGAAACTATAGCTGAGTATCTTAGAAAAGGTAGAAGAATCGCTCTGCAAGGCAGATTAACTGTAAGAAGCTATGAGCAGAACGGTGAAACTAAGTGGATAACAGAAGTTATAGTGGATAAATTTGATTTTATAGACACAGCATCTGGCGGTTCGTCATATGAAGATAAAAAATCATCAAATGAACCTGACTTCAGCAATGAAAGTGTCAGCGAAGATACAATCGATGATGATGATTTTCCATTTTAA
- the rpsR gene encoding 30S ribosomal protein S18, with protein sequence MAEFKRRKRRPKVKFKVEDINYKNVELLKNFMNDKGKISPARVTGLDAKIQRKIAAAIKRSRQIALLPYTKIER encoded by the coding sequence ATGGCAGAATTTAAAAGAAGAAAAAGAAGACCAAAAGTAAAATTCAAAGTAGAAGACATTAATTATAAAAATGTGGAATTATTAAAGAATTTCATGAATGACAAAGGGAAGATTTCTCCTGCAAGAGTGACAGGATTAGATGCTAAAATTCAAAGAAAGATAGCAGCTGCTATAAAGAGATCAAGACAAATAGCATTATTGCCTTATACAAAAATAGAGAGATAA
- the epsC gene encoding serine O-acetyltransferase EpsC: protein MNILDKDPAASSKLQVFLLYPSIHAVIHHKISHFLYRKKLIFLARLVSQISRFLTGIEIHPGAEIGKNLFMDHGMGIVIGETSIIGDNVTIYHGVTLGGVSLEKGKRHPTVGNDVVIGAGAKVLGNIIIGDNSKIGANSVILKDIPKDSVAVGVPGKIITSSNSNTET from the coding sequence ATGAATATACTGGACAAAGATCCGGCAGCGAGCAGTAAATTACAGGTTTTTTTACTTTATCCTTCGATACATGCCGTAATTCATCATAAAATTTCGCATTTCTTATACAGGAAAAAGCTTATTTTTTTAGCAAGATTAGTTTCACAGATTTCCAGATTTCTCACAGGAATAGAAATACATCCGGGCGCAGAAATCGGAAAGAATTTATTTATGGATCACGGTATGGGTATTGTCATAGGCGAAACTTCAATTATTGGTGATAATGTAACTATTTATCACGGAGTTACGCTGGGCGGTGTCTCCTTGGAAAAGGGAAAAAGACATCCTACTGTGGGAAATGATGTAGTAATTGGTGCAGGTGCGAAAGTTCTTGGGAATATAATTATTGGCGACAATTCCAAGATCGGTGCAAATTCAGTTATATTAAAAGATATACCCAAAGACTCTGTTGCAGTAGGGGTTCCGGGAAAAATAATCACAAGCAGTAATTCCAATACAGAGACTTAG
- the cysK gene encoding cysteine synthase A, with protein MLYENLLELIGNTPIVKINDIFDTDSHADVYLKLENFNPSGSVKDRAALGIIEKAEKEGKLKPGSTIIEPTSGNMGISLAFIGSLKGYKTIIVMPDTMSIERRNILKALNAELILTDGARGMKGAIEKAESLASKNKNYFMPEQFSNPANVDAHYETTGEEIIKDLPDLDVFVAGVGSGGTLSGVGRKLKEHSLDIQIVAVEPLTSAVLSGEKPGKHQFQGLGAGFIPEILDLSVIDKIMPVSDNKAFEFNKLIAKKCGLFLGISTGANIAAAYEIAKNMEKGKKVLTVASDTGEKYLSMNIYK; from the coding sequence ATGTTATATGAAAACCTTTTGGAACTTATCGGAAATACCCCAATCGTGAAAATCAATGACATTTTTGATACAGATTCTCATGCAGATGTATATCTCAAGTTAGAAAATTTCAATCCCAGCGGAAGTGTCAAAGACAGAGCAGCACTGGGGATTATTGAAAAGGCTGAAAAAGAAGGAAAACTAAAGCCTGGAAGTACCATTATTGAGCCTACCAGCGGAAACATGGGAATTTCTCTTGCTTTTATCGGTTCTTTGAAAGGATATAAAACTATTATTGTCATGCCTGACACTATGAGCATAGAGCGGCGTAATATTCTAAAAGCCCTTAATGCAGAGCTTATTCTTACCGACGGTGCCCGTGGTATGAAAGGCGCTATAGAAAAGGCAGAATCTCTAGCCAGTAAAAACAAAAATTATTTTATGCCTGAACAGTTCAGTAATCCTGCTAATGTTGATGCTCACTACGAAACTACCGGTGAAGAAATAATAAAAGATCTTCCTGATTTGGATGTTTTTGTCGCAGGAGTCGGATCCGGCGGAACATTAAGTGGTGTTGGACGTAAATTAAAAGAACATTCACTTGATATACAGATTGTAGCAGTGGAGCCTTTAACATCAGCTGTTCTTTCCGGAGAAAAACCGGGAAAACACCAGTTTCAAGGTTTAGGTGCAGGTTTCATTCCTGAAATACTTGATCTGTCAGTAATTGATAAAATAATGCCTGTTTCTGACAATAAAGCTTTTGAGTTCAACAAACTGATAGCAAAAAAATGCGGTTTATTTCTGGGTATTTCTACAGGTGCCAATATTGCCGCAGCATATGAAATTGCCAAAAATATGGAAAAGGGGAAAAAAGTCCTCACTGTAGCTTCTGACACAGGAGAGAAATATCTGTCAATGAACATTTACAAGTAG
- a CDS encoding DUF445 domain-containing protein: MDRIIEFLLMVGVGALIGWFTNYLAIKLLFRPYNEINLGLFKLQGLIPKRRHEIAVNIAEVIETELISMKEIGAKLDTDSFEYDDLDEFLDRLVNEKIKAELLEKNPFLKMFVNDKMLMKIKDYIKKLILDNKEELFQLLLKSIEKNVDLKGHIIEKMDNFSLREIEDIIIRISKRELKHIEILGGILGGIIAVFQYLILTIIR; the protein is encoded by the coding sequence TTGGACAGAATAATAGAATTTTTATTAATGGTGGGAGTAGGTGCATTAATAGGCTGGTTTACTAATTATCTCGCAATAAAACTCCTGTTTAGACCATATAATGAAATTAACTTAGGACTTTTTAAGTTGCAAGGATTGATTCCCAAGAGAAGACATGAAATAGCAGTTAATATAGCTGAAGTTATAGAAACAGAGCTGATTTCCATGAAAGAGATCGGGGCCAAACTGGATACAGACTCATTTGAGTATGACGATCTTGATGAATTTTTGGACAGGCTGGTAAACGAAAAAATAAAAGCCGAATTACTAGAAAAGAATCCTTTTCTAAAAATGTTTGTAAATGACAAAATGTTAATGAAAATAAAAGACTATATAAAAAAATTAATTTTAGATAATAAAGAAGAATTATTTCAGTTACTTTTGAAATCAATAGAAAAAAATGTAGACCTAAAGGGACACATAATTGAAAAAATGGATAACTTTTCTCTGAGAGAAATAGAGGATATTATTATCAGAATTTCAAAAAGAGAGTTAAAACACATAGAAATACTAGGAGGAATACTTGGAGGTATTATAGCGGTATTTCAGTATTTAATATTAACTATAATTCGGTAA